A single genomic interval of Lathyrus oleraceus cultivar Zhongwan6 chromosome 7, CAAS_Psat_ZW6_1.0, whole genome shotgun sequence harbors:
- the LOC127102647 gene encoding cation/H(+) antiporter 15, whose translation MAILKNITVDEMVCYSPTMITTNGIWQGDNPLDYALPLFILQVILVVVATRIFVFVLKPIRQPRVIAEILGGIVLGPSVLGRNKTFADAVFPLRSVMVIETMANVGLLYFLFLVGVGMDASAIRRMGKKSLAIAVSGMVLPFGTGALFSIFLMKDSENATNGSAFVLILGVVLSVTAFPVLARILAELKLINSELGRVALSAAIINDVLSWILLAIAIALAEDERISVASVMVVLSSAAFVAFNAFVVRPIIMWIIRKTPEGESFSDFYICLILAGVMISGFITDAIGTHSVFGAFVFGLIIPTGPLGFALIEKLEDFVSGLLLPLFFAISGLKTNVGLITGLTKWAVIIVLVILSCIGKVVGTLLVSISYQMSLSEGAALGMLMNTKGLVEILVLNIGRDQKVLDEEAFATMVVITILMTGMIVPAISIIYRPSRGMISYKRRTIQMSKKDSEFRVLVCIHTPRNVPTMINLLEASNPTKKSPICIYVLHLVELTGRTSALLIVHTSKKSDHTALNRTEAQSDHIINAFENYEQHAEHVSVQPLTAISPYSTMHEDICSLAEEKRVAFIIIPFHKQQTVDGGMEATNMAFRTVNQNVLANSPCSVGILVDRGLNSSNRLVADQMSHHVAVLFFGGPDDREALSYGWRMSEHSGISLTVMRFVPGEDTAMSESGTSHNNNADKQRVLTVETDGDEETDKQLDERFLHWFMMSHVNDDSIAYIEKVVNNGEETVAAIRSMGDVFGLFIVGRGQGVISPLTAGLTDWSECPELGAIGDLLASSDFATVASVLVVQQYVGAGLEDGLGTPVLNEEYSGGNQSSFMPPRGSQSVTSPRGHQSVFSTDRC comes from the exons ATGGCAATTTTGAAAAACATAACCGTAGATGAAATGGTGTGCTATTCACCAACTATGATAACAACAAATGGGATATGGCAAGGAGATAACCCTTTGGATTATGCTCTTCCTCTCTTCATCCTTCAAGTTATTTTAGTTGTTGTTGCCACGCGAATCTTCGTCTTCGTACTCAAGCCTATTCGTCAACCACGTGTCATAGCTGAAATCTTG GGAGGGATAGTGTTAGGTCCTTCTGTTCTTGGAAGAAACAAAACATTTGCTGATGCGGTTTTTCCTCTAAGAAGTGTGATGGTGATTGAAACAATGGCAAATGTTGGTCTTTTATATTTTCTATTCTTGGTTGGAGTAGGGATGGATGCATCTGCAATAAGAAGGATGGGTAAAAAATCACTCGCCATAGCAGTTTCTGGTATGGTGTTACCTTTCGGAACGGGGGCGCTATTTTCGATCTTTCTGATGAAAGATAGTGAGAATGCCACGAACGGAAGTGCTTTTGTGTTAATTCTTGGTGTTGTTCTTTCTGTCACTGCATTTCCTGTTCTTGCTAGGATTCTTGCAGAGTTAAAACTGATCAACTCAGAGTTGGGAAGGGTTGCTCTTTCAGCCGCAATCATCAATGATGTTCTGTCATGGATTCTTTTGGCTATAGCTATTGCTTTGGCAGAAGATGAAAGAATTTCTGTGGCTTCTGTAATGGTTGTTTTGTCAAGTGCTGCGTTTGTTGCCTTTAACGCTTTTGTCGTAAGACCGATAATCATGTGGATAATAAGAAAAACACCAGAAGGCGAATCGTTTAGCGATTTCTATATATGTTTGATTCTGGCAGGAGTGATGATATCAGGTTTCATCACAGATGCTATTGGAACTCATTCGGTTTTCGGTGCTTTTGTGTTCGGTTTGATTATTCCAACCGGTCCACTTGGTTTCGCTCTTATTGAAAAGCTTGAGGACTTTGTTTCTGGCCTTTTGCTTCCTCTCTTTTTCGCAATTAGTGGATTGAAAACCAATGTTGGTCTCATCACCGGTCTTACTAAATGGGCGGTTATAATCGTTCTTGTTATCTTGTCTTGTATTGGTAAAGTTGTTGGAACTTTGCTTGTTTCTATTAGTTATCAAATGTCACTTTCCGAAGGTGCTGCTCTCGGCATGCTCATGAACACGAAAGGCCTTGTTGAAATTCTTGTTCTTAACATCGGTCGAGATCAAAAG GTTTTGGATGAGGAAGCGTTTGCGACAATGGTGGTTATAACAATACTAATGACTGGAATGATTGTGCCTGCAATATCAATTATATATAGACCATCAAGAGGAATGATATCTTACAAAAGAAGAACAATTCAAATGTCGAAAAAAGACTCAGAGTTTAGAGTACTAGTGTGTATTCATACGCCAAGAAATGTTCCAACAATGATAAACCTCCTTGAAGCCTCAAATCCAACAAAGAAATCACCAATATGTATCTATGTGCTCCATTTGGTTGAACTCACGGGTCGAACATCGGCGTTACTCATTGTTCATACATCAAAAAAATCAGATCACACTGCTCTCAACAGAACCGAAGCTCAATCGGATCACATAATCAACGCCTTCGAAAACTACGAACAGCACGCGGAACATGTATCCGTCCAACCATTAACAGCAATCTCCCCTTACTCCACAATGCACGAAGATATATGCAGTTTAGCCGAAGAAAAACGCGTCGCGTTTATAATCATCCCTTTTCATAAACAACAAACAGTCGACGGAGGAATGGAAGCAACAAACATGGCGTTTCGTACGGTTAACCAAAACGTGTTAGCGAATTCGCCTTGCTCGGTTGGAATTCTAGTAGATAGAGGCTTAAACAGTTCAAACCGTTTAGTTGCCGATCAAATGTCGCATCATGTAGCAGTTTTGTTTTTCGGAGGACCAGACGATAGAGAAGCGTTAAGTTACGGTTGGAGAATGTCGGAACATTCTGGAATAAGCCTAACCGTAATGCGTTTCGTTCCTGGAGAAGACACGGCGATGAGCGAAAGCGGTACTAGTCATAACAACAATGCAGACAAACAAAGAGTTTTAACAGTTGAAACAGACGGAGACGAAGAAACGGATAAACAACTCGACGAGAGATTCTTACATTGGTTTATGATGAGTCACGTAAACGATGATTCAATAGCTTATATCGAAAAAGTGGTGAACAACGGCGAGGAAACGGTAGCGGCGATAAGGTCAATGGGAGATGTTTTTGGACTATTTATAGTTGGGAGAGGACAAGGAGTTATATCACCACTAACAGCAGGACTTACTGATTGGAGTGAATGTCCTGAGTTAGGTGCAATTGGTGATTTGTTAGCATCTTCTGATTTTGCAACAGTTGCATCGGTTTTGGTGGTTCAACAATATGTTGGTGCTGGTTTAGAAGATGGATTGGGAACACCTGTGTTAAATGAAGAATATAGTGGTGGAAATCAATCAAGTTTTATGCCACCAAGGGGGAGTCAATCTGTTACATCACCAAGGGGGCATCAATCTGTTTTTAGTACAGATAGGTGTTGA